TCGCTCGTCCAGAGGTTGGGCGGACAATACCTAACAACATCTTCAACAAGGTGGTTTTTCCCGCACCATTGGGACCTAGCAACCCAAAGGTTTCTCCTTGGTAAACTGAAAGCGTACAGTTGGAGAGAGACGCTATTTTCTGAGTCATCCAGAACCCGGTGCGATAAACCTTACTGAGATCGAAGGTTTGCACAACGGCAGGTTTATCGGTTGTCGCGGGTTGTATCGGTTGAGCGGTTGCAGAATCCATCGCGAATCTACTGAATTTTTCGTTACGCTATTTTATAAGTTCCCCATTTTGTGCCTTTTGATATCGATCCCTTCTCGCTTGTCGATCCAGTCTGCGTTAATTTAAAACAGCAGTGGTTTAAGAGCAACAAGCAAATGGATCGTTCAAAAGTCGTGGCAGTGATTACCGGGGCAATCTCGATCTTACTGGCGATCGCCTACTTGATTATCGTCCAAATCCTCGACTTCCGAGGTGAAATGGTTCCCGCCCCCACGAGTCTCATTTATCCAAATTCGGTTTTCGTACAAGTTTTAAAAGCCAACCCTCAGAGTTGAACCAGCAACTAATGGCTTTCAGAATCTTGTAACCCTTGACGGTGCTACATTCTTGACTAAAGCCGATGATGAGATTTGAACTCACGACCGCTCGATTACGAATCGAGTGCTCTACCACTGAGCTACATCGGCACTGACATTGACGATTAATGATTATAACACGCTTATTCGCAAAATAAAACCCTTATGCCCAAGTTTAGCCAGCACAAGTCTCGAAACTTAACTCCCGAACAGTATAAGCAGCTCCGCGCCGAGATCAAAGCCCCGTATCGAGGGTTGCGGCAATTTATTTATGTGGCGTTTGGGGCGTCTGGGTTTATTGGCGCTTTAGTCTTTTTGGCACAGGTGGCTTCAGGGCGAGAGGTGGGAACGGCATTACCCAATCTTGCTCTACAACTGGGTGTAGTGGCGCTAATGGTTTGGTTGTTTCGCCTAGAACAACAGGCAAATCGGCGTTCTGAGCGTTAGTAAACTTTTGTGACTTTTCCAAAGAAAAACTTTATGTCGGGTGACAAAGCGAAATACAAAGAAAACATTACGAAATCTAGAGGAACGATTTTTTTCTGCGATTATTAAGAGTGTTGAAAGGAGGTCAGCCCATATAAAGACCTTCAAAATAGAACCGACATAAATATATATGCAAGGCGCTGGTCTCCACGATAGGAGAACTGGCGCTTTGTATTTGGGTCTCAAGGCAAACGATAGAAGTATCCATTTTTTGAGGTAAAACCGG
The genomic region above belongs to Desertifilum tharense IPPAS B-1220 and contains:
- a CDS encoding DUF3493 domain-containing protein, producing the protein MPKFSQHKSRNLTPEQYKQLRAEIKAPYRGLRQFIYVAFGASGFIGALVFLAQVASGREVGTALPNLALQLGVVALMVWLFRLEQQANRRSER